One Alteromonas sp. KC3 DNA segment encodes these proteins:
- the fliK gene encoding flagellar hook-length control protein FliK has translation MTSHLTSLIANAVRQESASVVNAAGQSTLANQATGNQVALSQTVALANAARVTVARLPEHILAIRTPSSTSQSLNIKVPVEVTQQAHQNPQLAVLPNNNIGDKNVSAILSATTNTTHQIELPHAERGALFKALMQALESGNSAASVNGKLVTLANGQFALDTNNKRLPNSSSNVSSATLSAQTQGAIALSISSAEQKALLQKWLGSHVTMTLANATNSGASTIQATLSPTSANTLDAQSRTTPLRLSNMTSATHTQVIEAALKQGTVALESKSLNSASLKSFLPSEITQTPNVLKSAALIGLSDNAGKTRDGVITIQSAHHRALVSIALSQTQAQALPVLDNKQVAQIDLALLPKAMLIDGKTPLETQSLQQQDGINKHASTALLSASLKDSDVHRAIMTLSRVLLSQTGNTQHALSQLLSIVEGTSNSAVNPPPNATASPTEKLAIEKLLQQLKSLDVLNAKPSTRQALNMSGEPQNTNTSTVATNSLQRDSAHQAEQQKTETTAKHDLAALAKLLGNQAKAASNSLLSSALQQLTGTSTKTNVTSSVMADVEQKLQSPAQGSVSGEQIASSKPTMELAEQGLSQRIQQVFTANALLATPLTLTSPVASSSFVQGLVALVQLALAGRAIQRQPSLKSLADAPDSIISKTLTNMGVPAQPSKVSQELNQLDSRHQLLSQLKTLLASHQQAKLASAESRIQGQDSLYYVFPSLSQQHSPTELFVQREQEKPNQARQQKGERKLWNVTMKLDIGSTGAVLAKSKIDNDTITLDLYASNDVILKRLADTLPYLKKRLTELGLTVEQSTFQRGHIPESLNTRPHQIFETRV, from the coding sequence ATGACATCACACCTTACTTCACTTATTGCCAACGCAGTTCGCCAAGAATCGGCCTCTGTGGTAAACGCTGCTGGGCAATCAACCTTAGCCAATCAAGCAACGGGAAATCAAGTAGCGCTCTCTCAAACTGTCGCATTGGCTAATGCTGCGAGGGTAACCGTGGCGCGATTGCCAGAGCATATTCTTGCGATAAGGACACCGTCATCAACATCACAGTCGCTCAACATTAAAGTACCCGTTGAGGTAACACAGCAAGCGCACCAAAACCCGCAACTTGCAGTGCTCCCCAATAACAATATTGGTGACAAGAACGTTTCAGCTATTCTAAGCGCCACTACGAACACCACGCATCAAATCGAGTTACCTCATGCTGAGCGTGGTGCACTGTTTAAGGCCCTTATGCAGGCACTGGAAAGCGGCAACTCAGCGGCTTCTGTCAATGGAAAATTAGTTACCCTAGCTAATGGTCAGTTTGCCCTTGATACGAACAATAAGCGCTTACCAAATTCATCTTCCAATGTATCTTCGGCGACACTTTCGGCACAAACACAAGGTGCAATAGCGCTTTCCATCAGCAGCGCAGAGCAAAAAGCGCTACTGCAAAAATGGCTGGGTTCCCACGTAACCATGACTCTAGCAAATGCCACAAATTCAGGCGCAAGCACGATACAAGCAACGCTCTCGCCTACTAGCGCAAATACATTAGACGCACAAAGTCGCACAACGCCTCTCAGGCTCAGTAATATGACTAGCGCTACGCACACCCAAGTTATTGAAGCTGCGTTAAAGCAGGGTACAGTCGCACTTGAGTCTAAAAGTCTTAATAGCGCTTCTTTAAAATCTTTTTTACCGAGTGAAATCACGCAAACGCCTAACGTTTTAAAAAGTGCAGCATTAATTGGATTAAGTGACAATGCAGGCAAAACTCGCGATGGGGTTATTACCATTCAATCGGCACACCATAGAGCCTTAGTTTCTATCGCACTTTCTCAAACTCAGGCGCAAGCACTGCCTGTATTAGATAACAAACAAGTAGCGCAAATCGATCTAGCATTGCTGCCAAAGGCGATGCTTATAGACGGTAAAACGCCTTTGGAGACTCAGTCTCTCCAGCAACAAGATGGGATCAATAAACACGCATCCACTGCGCTTTTATCTGCTTCTCTGAAAGACAGTGATGTACACCGCGCTATTATGACCTTATCGCGCGTCTTGCTCAGTCAAACGGGGAATACTCAGCACGCCTTGTCTCAACTACTTTCTATTGTAGAGGGTACAAGTAATAGTGCGGTCAATCCTCCCCCAAACGCCACGGCTAGCCCTACTGAAAAACTGGCAATAGAAAAGCTCTTACAGCAATTAAAATCCCTTGATGTGCTAAACGCAAAACCTTCAACCCGACAGGCGTTGAATATGAGCGGCGAGCCACAAAACACCAATACTTCAACTGTGGCGACCAACAGCCTGCAACGAGATAGCGCGCATCAAGCCGAGCAGCAAAAAACAGAAACTACCGCGAAACATGACCTTGCAGCACTTGCAAAACTACTGGGTAATCAAGCAAAGGCGGCTTCAAACAGTTTACTTTCAAGTGCGCTACAACAACTCACCGGCACAAGCACCAAGACTAATGTAACCTCGTCTGTCATGGCTGACGTAGAGCAAAAATTGCAGTCACCTGCACAGGGCAGCGTTTCTGGTGAACAAATAGCGTCGTCCAAACCAACCATGGAGTTGGCAGAGCAAGGTTTATCACAACGAATTCAACAGGTATTTACCGCCAATGCACTGCTTGCGACACCATTGACGCTGACCTCTCCGGTAGCCTCATCAAGCTTTGTTCAAGGGTTGGTCGCTTTAGTTCAGCTTGCTCTAGCTGGTCGCGCAATACAGCGCCAACCATCGCTAAAATCACTTGCTGACGCCCCCGACTCAATCATTTCGAAAACACTCACAAATATGGGCGTGCCCGCGCAGCCAAGTAAAGTAAGCCAGGAGCTAAATCAATTAGATAGTCGCCATCAACTGTTATCCCAATTGAAAACCTTATTGGCCTCCCATCAGCAAGCAAAATTAGCCAGTGCAGAAAGCAGAATTCAAGGGCAAGATAGTCTTTACTACGTATTTCCCTCGCTATCTCAACAGCATTCGCCTACCGAACTGTTTGTTCAGCGCGAGCAAGAAAAGCCTAATCAAGCACGGCAACAAAAAGGCGAACGCAAGTTATGGAACGTAACAATGAAGTTAGATATCGGAAGTACCGGAGCAGTGTTGGCAAAATCCAAAATAGACAATGACACCATTACCCTCGACTTGTACGCGTCTAACGATGTGATACTTAAGCGACTTGCAGATACCCTTCCCTACCTCAAAAAACGCCTTACCGAACTAGGCTTAACCGTTGAGCAATCTACCTTTCAGCGAGGCCATATTCCCGAGTCGTTAAATACACGTCCTCATCAAATATTTGAGACGCGCGTATGA
- the ccmA gene encoding cytochrome c biogenesis heme-transporting ATPase CcmA, translating into MLEACSLTCIKRDRSLFEGLSLVVNTGELLYLRGPNGAGKTSLLRILTGLSDADAGQVKYDGSNIKEIKADYYAALFYLGHKTGNNNSLSALDNLSFWLLQHGVSVTQDKLYDALARVGLVGLEDVPVRYLSAGQQRRVALARLWLKPAKVWILDEPFTALDVKGIALLEQTMKSHVDKGGIVLTTSHQPLSDLAGAHRVFDLEYRF; encoded by the coding sequence GTGTTAGAAGCATGCAGTTTAACGTGCATTAAAAGAGATAGAAGCCTGTTTGAAGGGCTTTCGCTGGTAGTTAACACTGGTGAACTCTTATACTTGCGCGGTCCCAACGGCGCTGGAAAAACCAGCTTACTGCGTATTTTAACAGGGTTAAGCGATGCTGACGCTGGACAAGTTAAATACGACGGGAGCAATATCAAGGAGATAAAAGCGGACTACTACGCAGCCCTTTTTTATCTCGGCCACAAAACAGGTAATAACAATAGTCTTTCCGCGCTAGATAACTTGTCATTTTGGCTCTTACAGCATGGTGTTAGTGTTACGCAAGATAAATTGTATGACGCCCTTGCTCGCGTTGGCTTGGTTGGTCTTGAGGATGTTCCGGTTCGATATTTATCCGCAGGGCAACAGCGACGTGTGGCGCTTGCTCGCCTCTGGCTTAAGCCAGCAAAAGTCTGGATTTTAGACGAGCCCTTTACGGCGCTTGATGTAAAAGGCATTGCATTACTTGAACAAACAATGAAGTCTCACGTAGATAAAGGGGGGATTGTGCTGACAACTTCGCATCAACCTTTATCAGATTTGGCGGGTGCGCATCGCGTGTTTGACTTGGAGTATCGATTTTAA
- the ccmB gene encoding heme exporter protein CcmB: MSLYHGIFKRDLHIAFKQKAELVQPLMFLLMVVTLFPLGVSPSPDTLQRIGPGVIWIAAILSSLMAMERLFRDDFNDGSLEQYVLSGMALPAISAVKVATHWLVSFVPLLLLSPLLAMFLNLSFDMYLALLLTLLLGTPLLSLIGAIAVGLTVGLQKGGVLLALLLIPVFIPLLIFATSAVDSAALQLPYHSQLAIIAAMLLLAAALAPFAIAYSLKVSQN; the protein is encoded by the coding sequence ATGTCATTGTATCACGGGATTTTCAAACGTGATTTACACATCGCGTTTAAGCAAAAAGCTGAATTGGTGCAGCCCCTCATGTTTTTGCTAATGGTGGTAACGCTCTTTCCCCTTGGCGTAAGCCCGTCACCTGATACGTTGCAACGTATCGGTCCAGGCGTTATTTGGATAGCAGCGATATTATCGTCATTGATGGCGATGGAACGCTTGTTCCGAGATGACTTTAATGATGGTTCGTTAGAGCAGTACGTTTTGTCGGGCATGGCACTCCCAGCCATTAGCGCGGTGAAAGTTGCAACACATTGGTTAGTGAGTTTCGTTCCTTTACTCTTATTGTCGCCCTTATTGGCGATGTTTTTGAATTTATCATTTGATATGTACTTGGCGTTGTTGCTTACGTTGTTACTAGGCACACCGTTATTGTCGCTAATTGGTGCCATTGCAGTGGGTCTGACAGTGGGGTTACAGAAAGGGGGCGTACTTTTAGCCCTGTTGCTCATTCCTGTTTTCATTCCGTTACTGATATTTGCCACATCTGCTGTGGATTCTGCCGCACTGCAATTACCTTATCATTCACAACTTGCTATCATCGCCGCTATGCTTTTGCTGGCAGCGGCCTTAGCTCCGTTCGCCATAGCGTATTCGTTAAAAGTGAGTCAAAATTAA
- a CDS encoding heme ABC transporter permease, producing the protein MWKWLHPYAKTERAYQLCLTLQPWFWVGAALCLSVGTVWGLAFAPQDYQQGDSFRIIYIHVPSAILSMGTYVAMAVAALVGMVWQWRTAYMSMIAMAPVGAVMTFIALFTGAAWGKPMWGAWWVWDARLTSELILLFLYMGVIALYGAFEDKQQAGKAAGVMALVGVVNIPIIHYSVEWWNTLHQGATISKFDNPSIAPEMLWPLLINLLGFALFIGAVTTVRLRNEIVLREMHRPWVQQLAKHALKAGK; encoded by the coding sequence ATGTGGAAGTGGTTACACCCCTACGCTAAAACTGAGCGTGCCTACCAACTTTGTTTAACATTACAACCTTGGTTTTGGGTTGGTGCAGCATTGTGCTTGAGTGTTGGAACCGTTTGGGGTTTGGCATTCGCACCGCAAGATTATCAACAAGGCGATTCTTTTCGCATTATTTATATCCATGTACCCAGCGCTATTTTGTCCATGGGGACCTACGTTGCAATGGCAGTGGCTGCATTAGTTGGTATGGTGTGGCAGTGGCGTACTGCATACATGTCCATGATTGCCATGGCGCCGGTGGGTGCAGTGATGACCTTTATTGCGTTATTTACCGGCGCAGCATGGGGCAAACCTATGTGGGGAGCGTGGTGGGTATGGGATGCTCGGTTAACTTCGGAGCTAATTCTATTGTTTTTGTATATGGGAGTTATTGCGCTATACGGTGCATTTGAAGATAAACAGCAGGCTGGCAAAGCGGCAGGTGTTATGGCACTTGTGGGCGTGGTGAATATCCCCATTATTCATTACTCAGTAGAGTGGTGGAATACGCTTCATCAGGGAGCAACAATCAGTAAATTTGATAACCCGTCAATTGCGCCGGAAATGTTATGGCCATTGCTGATTAACTTATTAGGGTTTGCGTTGTTTATTGGTGCAGTCACAACCGTAAGATTGCGCAATGAAATTGTTTTAAGAGAAATGCATCGCCCCTGGGTGCAACAATTAGCGAAACATGCACTAAAGGCAGGTAAGTAA
- the ccmD gene encoding heme exporter protein CcmD: protein MQFDSVADFLNMGGYAFYVWLSFGITFGAMALVVIQSYIKQKLLLKAVITEQARKARIKKARLQEAQDDKS from the coding sequence ATGCAGTTTGATTCCGTTGCCGACTTTCTCAATATGGGCGGATATGCTTTTTATGTGTGGCTATCTTTCGGTATTACTTTTGGTGCAATGGCGCTGGTAGTAATTCAAAGCTATATCAAGCAAAAATTGTTGCTCAAAGCAGTGATAACCGAGCAAGCGCGCAAAGCACGCATTAAGAAAGCACGTTTACAGGAAGCGCAGGATGATAAGTCTTAG
- the ccmE gene encoding cytochrome c maturation protein CcmE yields MNPRRKQRLAVVGIIGFLVVSAIGLMLYALNDSIDLFYTPSEIIEGKNGQKPQIGQRLRIGGMVVPGSVKRDSESLAVSFDLIDTGPTVTVTYTGILPDLFREGQGIVATGVLTQTGHIKAQEVLAKHDEEYMPPELAEKMKGIKHVKPDNMPKSANSESSDASQSAQGY; encoded by the coding sequence ATGAACCCGAGACGAAAGCAGCGATTAGCCGTAGTTGGAATTATCGGTTTTTTGGTTGTAAGTGCAATTGGATTAATGCTTTATGCGTTAAACGACAGTATTGACCTGTTTTATACGCCAAGTGAAATTATTGAAGGCAAAAACGGGCAGAAGCCACAAATCGGACAGCGTTTACGCATAGGTGGTATGGTCGTACCCGGCAGTGTTAAGCGTGACAGCGAGAGCTTGGCGGTGAGCTTCGACTTAATCGACACGGGCCCTACAGTAACGGTAACTTACACAGGTATTTTGCCCGATTTATTTCGTGAGGGACAAGGCATAGTTGCGACAGGTGTTTTAACCCAAACTGGACACATAAAAGCGCAAGAAGTACTGGCAAAGCATGATGAAGAATATATGCCTCCAGAATTAGCTGAAAAAATGAAAGGCATAAAGCACGTCAAGCCTGACAATATGCCCAAGAGCGCGAATTCTGAAAGCAGTGATGCAAGTCAATCGGCACAAGGATACTAA
- a CDS encoding heme lyase CcmF/NrfE family subunit has product MVPEIGNIALTLALVLSILLAVYPLWGAHRQHEALMATAKPLAIGLFIFTLIAYVCLTYAFVTDDFSVAYVAQHSNSRLPIYYKITAVWGGHEGSFLLWVLMLSVWTVAVAIFSKGIPLAMVARVLAVLGMVGIGFYLFMLLTSNPFNSMLPFFPVDGRDLNPLLQDFGMIIHPPMLYMGYVGFSVAFAFAISALISGQLDSTWARWSRPWVIAAWAFLTVGIALGSWWAYYELGWGGWWFWDPVENASFMPWLVGTALMHSLAVTEKRKAFKSWTVLLAIAAFSLSLLGTFLVRSGVIVSVHSFASDPTRGLFILGILIVLSGLGLLLYALRAASLKSPGRYQAFSREVLLMGNNVFLCAATLVVLLGTLLPLIHKELGLGSISVGAPFFNQMFTLLIVPFVLILGLGPLTRWKQQKASELQKQLLVAGGIAMSAGVLVNFAYDAPTYMGVLGMVLVFWILVTTVQEVVQRISAMPEKGADKNSLMTKLRKLTPSHWGMVLGHVGFAIVIIGITLVSNYELERDVRMDVGDTVSLGGYDFTFKDVRKVQGPNYQADAGIFDVYKDGEKVAHLMPEKRLYIVQRMPMTEAAIHSNVARDLFIAMGEPLDNGAWAIRIYIKPFVIWLWAGAVVMAIGGIFSICDKRYRMAKVKKVSAVLNKMTAGKRGVSNKSNVSVDHVAQNSATKGEA; this is encoded by the coding sequence ATGGTTCCCGAGATTGGAAATATTGCACTAACACTCGCATTAGTATTATCTATCCTCCTCGCCGTTTATCCACTGTGGGGGGCACATCGCCAACATGAAGCGCTAATGGCGACGGCAAAACCTTTGGCGATAGGGTTATTCATCTTCACGCTTATTGCCTATGTATGTCTTACCTACGCCTTTGTGACAGATGATTTTAGCGTGGCTTACGTAGCGCAGCATTCTAATAGTCGATTGCCTATTTACTACAAAATAACGGCAGTGTGGGGCGGACACGAAGGTTCTTTCTTGCTGTGGGTTTTGATGCTGTCAGTATGGACAGTGGCGGTCGCTATTTTCAGTAAGGGAATTCCGCTTGCGATGGTCGCACGTGTGCTTGCCGTGCTAGGAATGGTAGGCATCGGCTTTTATCTGTTTATGTTATTAACCTCTAATCCATTTAATAGCATGTTGCCGTTTTTCCCTGTCGATGGAAGGGATTTAAACCCGTTACTTCAAGATTTTGGCATGATAATCCATCCGCCCATGTTGTACATGGGCTACGTTGGTTTTTCTGTTGCTTTTGCTTTTGCTATTTCAGCGCTTATCTCTGGTCAATTAGATTCAACATGGGCCCGTTGGTCACGTCCATGGGTGATTGCTGCTTGGGCGTTTCTTACAGTAGGTATTGCGCTTGGTAGCTGGTGGGCATATTACGAACTCGGCTGGGGAGGCTGGTGGTTCTGGGACCCGGTTGAAAACGCATCCTTTATGCCGTGGTTGGTAGGTACTGCGCTAATGCACTCTCTTGCGGTAACTGAAAAGCGAAAAGCCTTTAAATCGTGGACAGTGTTATTAGCCATAGCGGCATTCAGCCTCAGTTTGTTGGGAACCTTTTTAGTTCGCTCAGGTGTTATTGTTTCCGTTCATTCTTTTGCCAGTGATCCTACGCGGGGACTGTTCATCCTTGGTATTTTAATTGTACTAAGCGGGTTAGGGTTATTGCTTTATGCCCTCCGTGCAGCGTCACTGAAAAGCCCTGGTCGTTATCAAGCATTTTCACGTGAAGTATTGCTAATGGGCAATAATGTGTTTCTTTGTGCAGCGACATTAGTTGTGCTGTTAGGAACGCTTTTACCGTTAATTCACAAGGAGCTGGGGCTAGGAAGTATCTCTGTTGGCGCCCCGTTTTTTAATCAAATGTTTACCCTTTTGATAGTGCCTTTTGTACTGATTCTTGGCCTTGGACCACTAACACGTTGGAAGCAACAAAAGGCCAGTGAGCTTCAAAAACAGTTACTTGTTGCCGGTGGCATTGCAATGAGTGCTGGCGTGCTGGTGAATTTTGCCTACGATGCACCCACCTATATGGGTGTATTGGGGATGGTGCTGGTATTTTGGATCCTCGTCACAACTGTTCAAGAAGTGGTTCAGCGTATTAGTGCCATGCCCGAAAAAGGCGCTGACAAAAATAGCTTGATGACCAAACTTCGCAAATTAACGCCAAGTCACTGGGGAATGGTGTTAGGTCATGTTGGTTTTGCCATTGTCATTATTGGTATCACGTTGGTATCTAATTATGAGTTGGAAAGAGATGTGCGAATGGATGTGGGTGATACGGTAAGTTTGGGTGGCTATGACTTTACCTTTAAAGATGTAAGGAAAGTTCAGGGGCCCAATTATCAAGCTGATGCAGGCATTTTCGATGTATATAAAGATGGAGAGAAAGTGGCTCATCTTATGCCTGAAAAACGCCTATACATCGTGCAGCGAATGCCAATGACGGAAGCGGCTATCCACTCAAATGTGGCCAGGGATTTGTTTATTGCAATGGGTGAGCCATTAGACAACGGGGCTTGGGCGATTCGTATTTACATTAAGCCATTTGTTATATGGCTATGGGCCGGTGCCGTTGTAATGGCTATTGGTGGGATTTTCTCAATTTGTGACAAGCGCTATCGTATGGCGAAGGTTAAGAAAGTGAGCGCAGTGTTGAATAAAATGACTGCAGGTAAGCGCGGTGTCTCGAACAAAAGCAACGTCAGTGTTGATCACGTTGCACAAAACTCTGCGACAAAAGGAGAGGCATAA
- a CDS encoding redoxin family protein: MKKTSLVAIPLVLFILLVVFLFKGLFSDPRELDSQVQDKTLPAFSLPDLMNPEKMYTPSDLKGKVTILNVWGVWCVTCAVEMPYLTQLKNEQGVHIVGLYFDQDLDPDFGTKTLSRVQQEVTEMLSRYGNPYAFNIFDVYRDTSLDLGVTGAPEHFVIDVEGIIRMHHIGDINERVWNNKIGPLYNKLVTQAEMTSSNTYEVDTQGESE; this comes from the coding sequence ATGAAAAAGACATCGTTAGTGGCCATTCCTTTGGTGCTTTTCATATTGCTGGTAGTTTTCTTGTTTAAAGGGCTCTTTTCGGACCCGCGTGAGTTGGACTCGCAAGTGCAAGACAAAACGCTGCCAGCGTTTTCTCTACCTGATTTAATGAATCCAGAGAAAATGTACACGCCAAGCGATCTTAAAGGCAAGGTGACCATTCTGAACGTGTGGGGTGTATGGTGCGTAACATGCGCTGTGGAAATGCCCTACTTAACACAGCTTAAAAACGAGCAAGGTGTTCATATTGTGGGTTTGTACTTTGACCAAGACTTAGACCCCGATTTTGGTACTAAGACCCTAAGTCGTGTTCAGCAAGAAGTGACAGAGATGCTCAGTCGTTATGGCAACCCTTATGCGTTCAACATTTTTGATGTCTACCGTGATACGTCACTCGATTTAGGGGTTACTGGCGCACCAGAGCACTTTGTTATAGATGTCGAAGGAATTATCCGTATGCATCATATTGGCGATATCAACGAAAGGGTATGGAACAATAAAATAGGTCCTCTATATAACAAGTTGGTGACTCAAGCTGAAATGACTTCAAGCAATACTTACGAGGTAGACACGCAGGGAGAGAGTGAATGA
- a CDS encoding cytochrome c-type biogenesis protein, translating into MIRSFKFMLLILLSVLSLSSAQAVEESFSFDSAEQRASFLRLTAELRCPMCQNQNIADSDAMIAHDMRRKVYSLLKQGKTEQEVIDFMKARYGDFVHYQPPVTAATLWLWAGPVLFIFIALVVIVRRKSVTPPEDMAAKLAKADAMLEQEKE; encoded by the coding sequence ATGATTCGATCCTTTAAGTTTATGCTGCTCATCCTGCTGAGTGTATTAAGCCTGTCATCTGCACAGGCGGTTGAAGAGAGCTTTAGTTTTGACTCAGCCGAACAGCGCGCCAGTTTCTTGCGATTAACCGCCGAGTTGCGCTGCCCTATGTGTCAAAACCAGAACATTGCTGATAGCGATGCAATGATTGCGCATGACATGCGACGTAAGGTTTATAGCCTGCTCAAACAAGGTAAAACTGAGCAGGAGGTTATCGACTTCATGAAAGCGCGCTATGGTGATTTTGTTCATTATCAGCCACCAGTAACTGCAGCAACACTCTGGCTTTGGGCGGGGCCAGTATTGTTTATATTTATTGCACTTGTTGTGATTGTAAGGCGTAAATCTGTAACGCCGCCAGAAGATATGGCGGCTAAGCTCGCGAAAGCCGACGCTATGCTGGAGCAAGAAAAAGAATGA
- the ccmI gene encoding c-type cytochrome biogenesis protein CcmI — MSWSEFYLVVSGLITLVLLIIAFPWLKRKNHAKQDSLSNTQIVKQRLAELEREVDEGLISEHDKRQAVDELKLALVDESAFQAHRKGNAKLPLVIGGALALGAGIVVYSQVNQMSRVVQASEAIAALPELSQQLTSGNANELTQQDIANLALAIRQRLRNEPEDDTGWMYFGRLMLSIGQEVQAIEAIDKAVSLDPTNSSSRITLAQALMTTGDVNNLERAQQLLLGLLDENPQNDNLALMMAVVSAQLGDLDNTKRFFNQVKDKLPKDSDMSKRLTARLNELEGQSIALGALPSQGEIERDAQDSQTGFTVSIELSQSAKEKAPTSGHLIVFAQDLNSGNRMPAAVVKLPIGEFPLSVRLTADNAMMPQYTLLSLSDVRITARLSLDENVAVAQGEWQGSIESPVKQGQITPINITINKEL; from the coding sequence ATGAGTTGGTCTGAATTTTATCTCGTAGTTTCCGGACTTATCACGTTAGTGTTGCTGATTATTGCCTTTCCGTGGCTAAAGAGAAAGAACCACGCGAAGCAAGACAGCTTAAGTAACACACAAATCGTCAAACAGCGTTTGGCTGAGTTAGAACGCGAAGTGGATGAAGGACTCATCAGTGAGCACGACAAACGTCAAGCGGTTGATGAGTTAAAACTCGCCCTTGTTGATGAAAGCGCGTTTCAAGCACACAGGAAAGGCAACGCAAAGCTGCCTTTGGTCATAGGCGGTGCGTTGGCATTAGGTGCTGGTATTGTGGTTTATTCACAAGTAAACCAAATGTCTCGTGTAGTACAAGCAAGCGAAGCGATAGCCGCATTGCCAGAGCTCAGTCAGCAATTAACCAGTGGTAATGCGAATGAGCTTACTCAGCAAGATATCGCAAACCTTGCATTAGCAATTAGACAGCGATTGCGTAATGAGCCTGAAGACGATACGGGTTGGATGTATTTTGGCAGGCTTATGCTCAGCATTGGGCAAGAGGTGCAGGCAATTGAGGCAATTGATAAGGCTGTGAGTCTCGACCCGACTAATTCAAGCAGTCGAATTACCCTAGCCCAAGCGTTAATGACAACAGGTGACGTAAACAACCTAGAACGTGCACAACAATTGCTTTTAGGATTGCTCGATGAGAATCCACAAAACGACAATTTAGCATTAATGATGGCTGTGGTATCGGCGCAACTCGGTGATTTGGATAATACGAAGCGTTTCTTCAACCAAGTAAAAGATAAACTACCAAAAGACAGTGACATGTCTAAGCGTTTAACTGCACGCTTGAATGAACTTGAGGGACAGTCTATCGCATTAGGCGCGTTACCTTCTCAAGGCGAGATAGAGCGAGATGCGCAAGACAGCCAGACAGGTTTTACTGTTTCAATAGAATTATCGCAAAGCGCGAAAGAAAAAGCGCCTACATCGGGTCATCTCATTGTATTTGCACAGGACCTTAATTCGGGCAATAGAATGCCCGCTGCGGTAGTTAAGTTACCTATCGGTGAATTCCCTTTGTCTGTTAGGTTAACCGCTGACAATGCTATGATGCCCCAGTATACGCTTTTATCATTATCAGACGTGCGTATAACTGCTAGGCTTTCACTCGATGAAAATGTGGCTGTGGCACAAGGAGAGTGGCAAGGTAGTATAGAGAGCCCTGTCAAGCAAGGCCAGATTACACCAATCAATATCACGATTAATAAGGAATTGTAG
- a CDS encoding MlaA family lipoprotein, whose protein sequence is MNFSKSLVAGLLIASSFLGGCASNNAQEQAATNNSITTADTSDPRDPFESVNREVWDFNWEVLDAYILRPVTITYVTVMPQFARTGLVNAAENLREPANFTNNLLQGKIDDSLDSLARFLINTTVGLVGTIDVASKIGLERKEEQFGETLAVWGVETGPYLMLPFLGPSDPRSFTGDYVDGFAFPMTLIDGTLNLARIGISLLETRAQLIDQEAQLEQAVDDYAFIKNAYFERLEFRVTDGKSADKALGEEQLDDFADFEAMLEGNDFDSYDLPEEDKKEDKEKDDIDNK, encoded by the coding sequence ATGAATTTTTCAAAGTCGCTCGTTGCAGGACTGCTAATTGCCAGCAGTTTTTTGGGTGGGTGTGCGAGTAATAACGCACAAGAGCAGGCTGCAACTAACAATTCTATTACGACCGCGGATACTTCTGATCCTCGCGACCCCTTTGAGTCGGTAAACCGTGAAGTATGGGATTTTAACTGGGAAGTATTAGACGCCTATATCCTTCGACCTGTAACCATCACCTACGTGACTGTTATGCCTCAGTTTGCTCGCACTGGTTTGGTTAACGCTGCCGAAAACTTAAGAGAACCTGCAAACTTCACCAACAATCTATTACAAGGAAAGATTGATGATAGCTTAGATAGCTTGGCACGTTTTCTAATAAATACGACAGTTGGTTTGGTAGGAACAATTGATGTTGCGTCTAAAATTGGACTGGAACGCAAAGAAGAGCAATTCGGTGAAACGCTGGCCGTGTGGGGTGTTGAAACAGGCCCTTATCTTATGTTGCCATTTTTAGGCCCAAGTGACCCAAGAAGTTTCACCGGCGACTATGTAGATGGTTTTGCATTTCCGATGACGCTTATTGACGGCACACTCAATCTTGCGCGTATTGGTATATCGTTATTAGAAACACGCGCGCAGCTAATTGATCAAGAAGCTCAACTAGAGCAAGCTGTAGATGATTATGCCTTTATCAAAAACGCTTATTTTGAGCGTTTAGAATTTAGAGTTACCGACGGAAAAAGTGCTGATAAAGCGTTAGGTGAAGAGCAGCTTGATGACTTTGCCGATTTCGAAGCCATGCTTGAAGGCAATGATTTTGATTCTTACGATCTTCCCGAAGAAGACAAGAAAGAAGATAAAGAAAAAGACGATATAGACAATAAGTAG